In the genome of Raphanus sativus cultivar WK10039 chromosome 4, ASM80110v3, whole genome shotgun sequence, one region contains:
- the LOC108854462 gene encoding LOW QUALITY PROTEIN: 60S ribosomal protein L36a (The sequence of the model RefSeq protein was modified relative to this genomic sequence to represent the inferred CDS: inserted 4 bases in 2 codons), protein MFEEALGFHEVXSYKLSSFRXLFFFLAAEDHDGTSFHRRAKMVNIPKTKKTYCKNKECKKHTLHKVTQYKKGKDSLAAQGKRRYDRKQSGYGGQTKPVFHKKAKTTKKIVLRLQCQTCKHFSQHSIKRCKHFEIGGDKKGKGTSLF, encoded by the exons ATGTTTGAGGAGGCGCTAGGGTTTCACGAGGT CTCTTATAAACTTAGTTCTTTTag gttgtttttttttttggcagcgGAGGACCACGACGGCACGAGCTTTCACCGAAGAGCGAAAATG GTGAACATTCCCAAGACTAAGAAGACTTACTGCAAGAACAAGGAATGCAAGAAGCATACCTTGCACAAGGTCACCCagtacaagaagggtaaagaCAGTCTTGCTGCCCAGGGTAAACGTCGTTATGACCGCAAACAATCCGGTTACGGTGGTCAGACCAAGCCCGTCTTCCACAAGAAG GCCAAGACAACCAAGAAGATTGTCTTGAGGCTCCAGTGCCAAACATGCAAGCATTTCTCTCAACACTCGATTAAG aGGTGCAAGCACTTCGAGATTGGTGGAGACAAAAAGGGAAAAGGAACATCTCTCTTTTAA
- the LOC108854459 gene encoding kinesin-like protein KIN-10A, whose product MAPTPSSSSRSNQTQFTLIRTPTTKQRLNFHPKTPNPDASKDHEHPVEVVGRIRDYPDRKEKPASILQVSPDNQTVRVRAEVGYRDFTLDGVSFSEQEGIESFYKRFIEERIRGVKVGNKCTIMMYGPTGAGKSHTMFGCGKEEPGIVYRSLRDILGDSDQDGGVTFVQVSVLEVYNEEIYDLLSTNSSNNLGIGWPKGGSSNKVRLEVMGKKAKNATFISGTEAGKISKEIVKVEKRRIVKSTLCNERSSRSHCMIILDVPTVGGRLMLVDMAGSENIDQAGQTGFEAKMQTAKINQGNIALKRVVESIANGDSHVPFRDSKLTMLLQDSFEDDKSKILMILCASPDPKELHKTLCTLEYGAKAKCIVRGSHTPNKDKNGGDESSSAVILGTRIAAMDEFISKLQSEKKQQEKERNDAQKQLKKKEEEVAALRSLLIQKEACATNEEAIKEKVNERTQLLKAELEKKLEECRRMAEEFVEMERRRMEERIVQQQEELEMMRRRLEEIEVEFKRSRDGGDTVRSMDETSGFAKRLRGLYSDDDMVKSMDLDMGDPEPVKQIWGQSPVSYQPSNTISSNLSDVLQPKPSEKSMLAQMYPDRVCLSTVFEEEEVEEDEEKVIIEDKSICSITTTPVPSLNFGGMGEENSFNITDDKESEMSRKLRIQNIFTLCGNQREMSQHTGQENDQLLPTTNKGEALAVEDAKENSISVDESNSGQIDIYVKWEATTDTPRKQLITTLKVTKDATLADLRKLIEIYLGSDNQAFTFLKLGEPCGAQVAKEKESSVQATSLPFCNGHAYLATLRPGKSSQLQSLTAASPLPLTPIENKMQFTTPISKVTQNHQVDELSSSPIAAHLSSTPFITLRRH is encoded by the exons ATGGCTCCGACGCCGTCGTCCTCCTCTAGGTCAAATCAAACCCAATTCACCTTAATCAGAACCCCAACAACCAAACAACGCCTCAATTTCCACCCGAAAACCCCAAACCCAGACGCCTCCAAAGACCATGAGCATCCGGTCGAAGTCGTCGGCCGGATCCGAGACTACCCAGACCGCAAGGAGAAACCAGCTTCGATCTTGCAGGTCAGCCCAGACAACCAAACGGTCCGGGTCCGAGCCGAAGTCGGGTACCGAGACTTCACCTTAGACGGAGTATCTTTCTCGGAGCAAGAAGGCATCGAGTCGTTTTACAAGAGGTTTATAGAAGAGAGGATTAGAGGCGTCAAGGTTGGTAATAAATGTACGATCATGATGTATGGACCCACCGGTGCTGGAAAGAGCCATACCATGTTTGGTTGTGGGAAGGAGGAGCCTGGGATTGTGTATCGTTCTTTGAGGGATATTCTGGGAGATTCGGATCAAGATGGTGGTGTTACCTTTGTTCAGGTCTCTGTTCTTGAGGTTTATAATGAGGAGATCTATGATCTTCTTTCCACTAATAGTAGCAACAACTTAGGGATTGGTTGGCCCAAAGGAGGTAGCAGCAATAAG GTGAGGCTTGAAGTAATGGGGAAGAAGGCGAAAAACGCAACCTTTATTTCAGGGACAGAAGCTGGCAAAATCTCTAAAGAGATTGTCAAAGTGGAGAAACGTAGGATTGTTAAAAGCACTCTTTGCAATGAAAGAAGTTCCCGGAGTCACTgcatg ATCATACTTGATGTGCCTACTGTTGGGGGAAGGTTGATGCTTGTTGACATGGCTGGTTCTGAAAATATAGACCAAGCTGGGCAGACTGGATTTGAAGCAAAGATGCAA ACTGCTAAGATCAACCAGGGAAATATAGCACTAAAGCGAGTTGTGGAATCTATAGCAAATGGAGACTCTCACGTTCCTTTTAGAGACAGCAAGCTGACTATGCTGCTTCAG GACTCTTTTGAAGATGACAAGTCAAAGATTCTAATGATTCTATGTGCTAGCCCGGATCCAAAGGAACTGCACAAGACCCTTTGCACTCTGGAGTATGGGGCAAAAGCAAAGTGCATAGTTCGCGGGTCACACACTCCGAACAAGGATAAGAATGGGGGTGATGAGTCTTCTTCTGCTGTGATTTTGGGGACAAGAATAGCAGCGATGGATGAGTTTATTTCCAAACTCCAGTCTGAGAAGAAACAGCAAGAGAAAGAAAGGAACGATGCACAGaagcagctgaagaagaaggaagaggaagTTGCTGCTTTGCGATCTCTTTTGATACAGAAGGAAGCATGTGCTACCAATGAAGAGGCGATCAAAGAGAAAGTGAACGAGAGAACACAGCTTTTGAAAGCAGAGCTTGAGAAGAAACTTGAGGAATGCAGAAGAATGGCAGAGGAGTTCGTTGAGATGGAGAGGAGGAGGATGGAAGAAAGGATAGTGCAGCAGCAAGAGGAGCTGGAGATGATGAGAAGAAGGTTGGAGGAaattgaggttgagttcaagcGCTCAAGGGATGGAGGAGATACGGTGAGGTCAATGGATGAAACTAGTGGGTTTGCCAAGAGACTCAGGGGTCTTTACTCCGATGATGATATGGTGAAGTCAATGGATCTTGACATGGGTGATCCAGAACCAGTCAAGCAAATCTGGGGTCAATCTCCTGTTTCATACCAACCAAGCAACACAATCAGTAGCAATTTGTCTGATGTCTTGCAACCAAAGCCTTCAGAGAAGAGTATGCTTGCGCAAATGTACCCTGACCGTGTATGCCTGAGCACTgtctttgaagaagaagaggtcgaagaagatgaagagaaagtGATAATCGAGGATAAAAGCATCTGCTCGATAACAACAACACCAGTGCCTAGTTTAAACTTTGGAGGTATGGGTGAAGAGAATAGCTTCAACATTACAGACGACAAAGAATCAGAAATGTCTAGAAAGTTGAGAATTCAAAACATATTCACCCTTTGTGGCAATCAGAGAGAGATGTCCCAACACACTGGCCAAGAGAATGATCAGTTGCTTCCTACGACGAATAAGGGCGAGGCTCTAGCAGTAGAAGACGCAAAGGAAAACAGTATCTCAGTTGATGAAAGTAACAGCGGACAGATAGATATCTACGTGAAGTGGGAAGCAACTACTGATACCCCTCGGAAGCAGCTCATAACAACACTAAAAGTTACGAAGGATGCAACACTGGCTGACTTGAGGAAGCTTATTGAGATCTACCTTGGATCTGATAACCAAGCTTTCACGTTCCTCAAGCTCGGG GAACCATGTGGAGCTCAAGTGGCAAAGGAGAAAGAATCATCAGTTCAAGCTACGAGTCTGCCTTTCTGTAACGGACACGCTTACCTGGCTACTCTGAGACCGGGAAAGAGCTCACAACTTCAAAGTCTTACAGCAGCGAGTCCACTTCCACTAACTCCCATAGAAAACAAGATGCAATTTACTACGCCCATCTCAAAAGTTACACAAAACCACCAGGTTGATGAACTTTCATCATCACCCATTGCAGCTCATCTCAGCTCCACTCCTTTCATCACTCTCCGCAGACATTAG
- the LOC108854460 gene encoding casein kinase 1-like protein 11 yields MERNQKTDHVIGGKFKLGRKLGSGSFGELYLGINIQTGEEVAVKLEAVKTRHPQLQYESKIYMLLQGGTGVPHLKWFGVEAEYSCMVIDLLGPSLEDLFNYCNRKFSLKSVLMLADQLICRVEYMHSRCFLHRDIKPDNFLMGLGRKANQVYIIDYGLAKKYKDLQTQKHIPYRENKNLTGTARYASVNTHLGIEQSRRDDLESLGYVLMYFLRGSLPWQGLKGGTKKQKYDKISEKKMLTPVEILCKSHPSEFTSYFHYCRSLRFEDKPDYSYLRRLFRDLFIREGYQLDYVFDWTTLKYPQTGSTSRPRLTPRPALDPPGPPAERSEKTTVGQDLRGRFSGAIEAFTRRTVSGQGAQGDHHSRHRSSDDVPPSSSREVHESDRNGSTSKRGVMSSRPGSSSAEPSENRSSRFFSSGSRLATTQQNYESKASSASVKPGPNDAIRSFELLTIGSAKNRK; encoded by the exons ATGGAACGGAATCAGAAGACGGATCACGTCATCGGCGGAAAGTTTAAGTTGGGTAGGAAACTCGGTAGTGGTTCTTTCGGTGAACTTTATTTAG ggATCAATATTCAGACTGGAGAAGAAGTCGCTGTTAAACTg GAAGCTGTGAAGACGAGGCATCCTCAACTGCAGTATGAGTCCAAGATATATATGCTTCTTCAAGGAGGAA CTGGTGTTCCCCACCTCAAATGGTTTGGAGTCGAGGCTGAATACAGTTGCATGGTTATCGACCTTCTTGGCCCCAGCTTGGAGGACTTGTTCAATTACTGCAATCGGAAGTTCTCTTTGAAATCTGTTTTAATGCTTGCTGATCAGTTG ATATGCAGAGTTGAGTACATGCATTCCCGGTGTTTTCTTCACCGCGATATTAAACCTGACAACTTTTTGATGGGTCTTGGCCGCAAAGCAAACCAG GTTTATATCATCGATTATGGCCTTGCTAAAAAATACAAGGATCTTCAAACGCAAAAACATATACCATACAG GGAAAACAAGAACCTAACAGGAACTGCACGCTATGCAAGTGTCAACACGCACCTTGGGATTG AGCAAAGTAGAAGAGATGATCTGGAGTCGCTTGGTTATGTGTTGATGTATTTTCTACGAGGAAG TCTTCCGTGGCAAGGTCTAAAAGGTGGTACAAAGAAGCAGAAGTATGACAAGATTAGTGAAAAGAAGATGCTTACTCCTGTAGAG attcTTTGCAAGTCACATCCATCAGAGTTCACCTCGTATTTTCATTACTGTCGATCACTgagatttgaggacaaaccagATTATTCATATCTGCGAAGACTTTTCAGAGACCTTTTCATTCGTGAAG GTTACCAACTGGACTACGTGTTTGATTGGACGACCTTGAAATATCCTCAGACTGGCTCTACTTCGAGACCAAGG CTGACTCCAAGACCAGCCTTGGACCCTCCAGGACCACCTGCAGAAAGATCTGAAAAAACTACAG TGGGACAAGACCTCCGAGGAAGATTTTCAGGCGCAATTGAGGCATTCACCAGACGAACTGTTTCAGGCCAAGGAGCTCAGGGTGACCATCACTCTAGACACAGATCTTCTGATGATGTACCACCCTCTTCTTCCAGAGAAGTG CACGAGTCTGATAGAAATGGAAGTACCTCAAAGAGAGGTGTGATGTCAAGCAGACCTGGCTCCTCCTCAGCTGAACCAAGCGAGAACCGCTCAAGCCGATTCTTTTCAAGTGGATCACGGCTCGCCACAACTCAGCAGAACTATGAGTCTAAGGCATCATCTGCATCTGTCAAGCCTGGGCCTAATGATGCCATTAGAAGCTTTGAGCTCCTTACCATCGGCTCTGCGAAGAACAGGAAATGA
- the LOC108851911 gene encoding uncharacterized protein At4g14342, whose protein sequence is MQASDRFNINSQLEHLQAKYVGTGHADLSRFEWAVNIQRDSYASYIGHYPMLAYFAIAENESIGRERYNFMQKMLLPCGLPPEREDD, encoded by the exons ATGCAG gCAAGTGATAGGTTTAACATCAATTCTCAGCTTGAGCATCTTCAAGCTAAATACGTTGGAACTGGTCATGCTGATTTAAGCAGATT TGAGTGGGCAGTGAACATTCAGCGTGATAGCTATGCTTCATACATTGGCCACTACCCAATGCTTGCTTACTTTGCTATCGCTGAGAACGAGTCCATTGGCCGCGAACGCTACAACTTCATGCAG AAAATGTTGTTACCGTGCGGCCTTCCTCCAGAGAGAGAAGACGATTAG